From Cetobacterium somerae ATCC BAA-474:
ATTCTAAAGAGATTGTAAGATTTCCATTTAATACAAAATTAAAGGTTTTAGAGAAAGTTGAATCAAATAAAAATGAATGGTATAAAGTAGAACTAAAAGATAAGAATGGAAATAGAGTTGAAGGTTATATCTCGGCAATGTTAGTAACATTGAGAAGATTTAAATTTGAAGAGATGAACAATAAAGTGCATAAATTATCTCAATTCTTACAATCAGAAGCGGCAAAGGGAAAAGAACTAGTATCAATAAATACATATGTTCCAAATCCTAGTAACCAGAATATGAGTAGAATTAAAGATAAGTATGGAGTTTCAGCAGATCAGAATGCTAGAGCGAGCTATAATGGTGAAACAATATTTATACCAGATAGATCATTAATGTCAATTGAATCTACAAGTGGTAATGATGTTTATGTAAATACTCTTTCAATTGCAGAAAAACCATTGAAAGTAAGTAAAAATGCTATCACAAGATACCCTGCAGTTAATGCAAACTTTAGAAAAGCTATTGTAATAGATTTAGAAAATGAAAATCAAGGTATTTTCCAAAAGAATTCTGAAGGTCAGTGGGAGTTAATTTCTTATACATTAAATAAAACTGGTATGGAGAGTACTTTAGGATTTGAAACTCCTAGAGGATATTTTATAGTTCCAGTGTTAAAGTATGAAATGGGGTACAGAGATGAGTATAATAATGCAGCTGGAATGGCAAAATATGCAATACGTTTTTCAGGTGGAGGATATATTCATGGAACGCCAATTAACTTTGAAGAAAATATAAATAGAGACTTTTTCTTGAGAGAAAAAGACGGAACATTAGGAACAGTTGAAGGAACTAGAAAGTGTATTAGAAATATGGAATCTCATATTAAGTTTCTTTTTGACTGGGTAACAAATGGAAAAGTTAATAGAAAATCTAATGAACAAAGACCAGATGAAAATGTAATGGTTATAGTATTTTAATGAAGGGTGAGCGAAAGCTCACCCTTTCTTATAAAAATAGCATAACTTTCTATTCTATGATATAATAAATTTGTTAAATTAATAGAGATAGGTGATAAAAAAATGTATAAAATTCAGTATTTAATATTTAAAATTTTTCGTTATATTTTACTTCTATTTCCAGAAAAAACAAGGTTTAAATTTGCTGAGAAATTAGGAATTATAGGTTATTATCTTATAAAAAAGAGAAGATTAATAGCCTTGGCAAATTTAAAGCTGGCTTTTCCAGATAAAACGTATGAAGAAAGAAAAAAAATAGCAAAAGAGTCATATAAAATAATGGCAAAAGCTTTTATTTCAACATTATGGTTTGAAGATTACTTAAAAACAAATGTAGAGTTAGAGGATTTTGATCGAGTATCTTCGGTAAAAGAGAATGGAAATGGAATTGTTGTTGCTCTTATACATATGGGAAATATGGAAGCTAGTTTAAAAGCTGGTGAGAAATACAAAAGTGTAACTGTAGCAAAAGCTCAAAGAAATCCATATATAGATAATTTTATAACAGAAGCAAGAAGAAAGTTAAATGTAGTATTATTAAAAAAATCTAAGCAAACTTCTAGAGATTTATTAGAGCAAATAGAAGAAAAAAATGTAATTGCATTATTTTCAGATCACAGAGATAAGGGAGCAACAGTTAATTTTTTTGGAGAAGAAACTGTTTCACCAACAGGAGCTATAAATATAGCATTAAAACATAATTTACCAATAGTTATAGGTTATAATGTAATGCATGAGGATAATACTTGTACAACATATTTTACAAAAGAGTTAGAATTAGTTAGAACAAATTCATTTAAAAATGATGTAAAAGTTAATACTCAACTTATGATGAATTTAATAGAGAATATAATAAAAAATCATCCAAATCAATGGATGTGGTTCCATGATAGATGGAAACTTTATAAAAAAATAAAAAATGAGAATATAAAAGGCTAGGAGGAAAAATGTTATTAGGTATAATTGGTGCAATGAATGAAGAGGTAATTCAATTAAAAGAGGCCATGGTTTTAAATGAAACTAGAGAGCTAGGAGGATATAAGTTTTATAGAGGAACTTTATTAGGAAAAGAGATTGTATTGGTTGAGTGTGGAATTGGAAAAGTAAATGCAGCAATATGTTCAACACTATTAATACAGGAGTTTAAAGTTGATAAAGTTTTATTTACTGGTGTAGCTGGAGGCTTGAATCCAGATATAAATATTGGAGATATAGTTGTATCAACAGATTTAATAGAGCATGATTTTAACTGTACAGCATTTGGATATGATTATGGAGTAATACCTAGAATGGAGAACTCTAAATTTAAAGCTGATAAAGAGTTAATAGAGTTAG
This genomic window contains:
- a CDS encoding L,D-transpeptidase family protein, with translation MKKSKLISLGIMILGLTFLSQPLHAVTKTLKEKYENVIPMSVHVNIMNNEAEPEYLNYVFIKSVDAPIRQDSSIYSKEIVRFPFNTKLKVLEKVESNKNEWYKVELKDKNGNRVEGYISAMLVTLRRFKFEEMNNKVHKLSQFLQSEAAKGKELVSINTYVPNPSNQNMSRIKDKYGVSADQNARASYNGETIFIPDRSLMSIESTSGNDVYVNTLSIAEKPLKVSKNAITRYPAVNANFRKAIVIDLENENQGIFQKNSEGQWELISYTLNKTGMESTLGFETPRGYFIVPVLKYEMGYRDEYNNAAGMAKYAIRFSGGGYIHGTPINFEENINRDFFLREKDGTLGTVEGTRKCIRNMESHIKFLFDWVTNGKVNRKSNEQRPDENVMVIVF
- a CDS encoding lysophospholipid acyltransferase family protein, with amino-acid sequence MYKIQYLIFKIFRYILLLFPEKTRFKFAEKLGIIGYYLIKKRRLIALANLKLAFPDKTYEERKKIAKESYKIMAKAFISTLWFEDYLKTNVELEDFDRVSSVKENGNGIVVALIHMGNMEASLKAGEKYKSVTVAKAQRNPYIDNFITEARRKLNVVLLKKSKQTSRDLLEQIEEKNVIALFSDHRDKGATVNFFGEETVSPTGAINIALKHNLPIVIGYNVMHEDNTCTTYFTKELELVRTNSFKNDVKVNTQLMMNLIENIIKNHPNQWMWFHDRWKLYKKIKNENIKG
- a CDS encoding 5'-methylthioadenosine/adenosylhomocysteine nucleosidase; this translates as MLLGIIGAMNEEVIQLKEAMVLNETRELGGYKFYRGTLLGKEIVLVECGIGKVNAAICSTLLIQEFKVDKVLFTGVAGGLNPDINIGDIVVSTDLIEHDFNCTAFGYDYGVIPRMENSKFKADKELIELAKKVAEKNFGKERVFTGTIVSGDEFVASNDKIKWLRDTFVGECTEMEGASVAHVCYVLNKPFVIIRSISDKANHDANMNFDEFVKLAAQNSKIIIEGMLELI